From a single Melospiza georgiana isolate bMelGeo1 chromosome 5, bMelGeo1.pri, whole genome shotgun sequence genomic region:
- the LOC131083743 gene encoding cytochrome c oxidase assembly protein COX18, mitochondrial isoform X1, translating into MWRLVRAGAGAPPAVAALAAAGAGPGPSGHGGTEGWYEWAAGSPPVHWAEGGLAALQEATGLPCWAAIAGGAALLRTAVTLPLAAQQGRLLAKLENLQPEIKELAQRLRYEVSVRGKQLGWSEKVARSHFARNMRRIVTELYVRDNCHPFKATLLPWVQVPMWVCVSLALRNCSVGALGSEVQEQFSSGGALWFTDLTAPDSTWILPVSLGLVNLLVVEIFASQTKMPVSRIQRLVTNFFRAVSVVMIPIAATVPSSMALYWLSSSLVGLSHNLLLRSPSFRRLCRIPRTPSHSDTPYRDMLAALASKYSFRKQHL; encoded by the exons ATGTGGCGGCTCGtgcgggcgggcgcgggggcCCCGCCGGCCGTGGCGGCTCTGGCggcagcgggagcggggccggggccgagcgGGCACGGCGGCACCGAGGGCTGGTACGAATGGGCGGCAGGGTCCCCGCCCGTGCACTGGGCCGAGGGCGGGCTGGCGGCGCTGCAGGAGGCCACCGGGCTGCCCTGTTGGGCCGCCATCGCCGGCGGGGCCGCCTTGCTGCGCACCGCCGTGACCCTACCGCTGGCCGCGCAGCAGGGGCGGCTGCTGGCTAAG CTGGAAAACCTGCAGCCTGAGATTAAGGAGCTTGCCCAGCGCCTTCGCTATGAAGTTTCAGTGCGTGGAAAGCAGCTGGGCTGGTCTGAAAAGGTGGCCAG GTCCCACTTTGCCCGGAACATGCGGAGGATTGTCACGGAGCTGTACGTCCGGGACAACTGCCACCCCTTCAAGGCCACGCTGCTGCCGTGGGTGCAGGTGCCCATGTGGGTGTGCGTGTCCCTGGCTCTGCGCAACTGCAGCGTCGGTGCGCTGGGCTCTGAAG TGCAAGAACAGTTTTCCTCAGGAGGAGCACTGTGGTTCACAGACCTCACGGCACCTGATTCCACGTGGATTTTGCcagtgtccctggggctggtgAATTTGCTGGTGGTGGAG ATCTTTGCTTCCCAAACAAAAATGCCAGTTTCACGGATCCAGAGGCTCGTCACCAACTTCTTCCGTGCGGTGTCCGTGGTGATGATCCCTATTGCTGCCACAGTGCCCTCT TCCATGGCGCTGTACTGGCTGTCCTCGAGCCTGGTGGGGCTGTCCCACAACCTCCTGCTGCGCTCTCCCTCCTTCCGCCGCCTGTGCCGCATCCCCAGGACCCCGTCCCACTCGGACACGCCCTACAGGGACATGCTGGCTGCCTTGGCCTCCAAGTACAGCTTCAGGAAACAGCAcctctga
- the LOC131083743 gene encoding cytochrome c oxidase assembly protein COX18, mitochondrial isoform X2, with translation MRRIVTELYVRDNCHPFKATLLPWVQVPMWVCVSLALRNCSVGALGSEVQEQFSSGGALWFTDLTAPDSTWILPVSLGLVNLLVVEIFASQTKMPVSRIQRLVTNFFRAVSVVMIPIAATVPSSMALYWLSSSLVGLSHNLLLRSPSFRRLCRIPRTPSHSDTPYRDMLAALASKYSFRKQHL, from the exons ATGCGGAGGATTGTCACGGAGCTGTACGTCCGGGACAACTGCCACCCCTTCAAGGCCACGCTGCTGCCGTGGGTGCAGGTGCCCATGTGGGTGTGCGTGTCCCTGGCTCTGCGCAACTGCAGCGTCGGTGCGCTGGGCTCTGAAG TGCAAGAACAGTTTTCCTCAGGAGGAGCACTGTGGTTCACAGACCTCACGGCACCTGATTCCACGTGGATTTTGCcagtgtccctggggctggtgAATTTGCTGGTGGTGGAG ATCTTTGCTTCCCAAACAAAAATGCCAGTTTCACGGATCCAGAGGCTCGTCACCAACTTCTTCCGTGCGGTGTCCGTGGTGATGATCCCTATTGCTGCCACAGTGCCCTCT TCCATGGCGCTGTACTGGCTGTCCTCGAGCCTGGTGGGGCTGTCCCACAACCTCCTGCTGCGCTCTCCCTCCTTCCGCCGCCTGTGCCGCATCCCCAGGACCCCGTCCCACTCGGACACGCCCTACAGGGACATGCTGGCTGCCTTGGCCTCCAAGTACAGCTTCAGGAAACAGCAcctctga